The nucleotide window cacaaagtgcaaaccacaaggaccatccgtgtacttctggcaaaagttagggactaaatgcgttacaaggtataaaccacagggaccatccgtgtactttcgGAAAGCTAGGGACTAAAGTACACAGATGATCCTTgtgatttgcactttgtaacgcatttagtcaatgactaaatgcgttacaaagtgctaaccacagggaccatctgtgtacttttggcaaaagttagagactaaatgcgttacaaagtatAAACACAGGGACCATctatgtacttttggcaaaagttagagactaaatgcgttacaaagtatAAACAACAGGAACCATcagtgtacttttggaaagctagggacgaaatccaaaattttggttaaccacaggGGCCATTCCTGTACTTTACTCCAAAAAATATTAATATAACGTCGTGATTAGTGATTTCGGTAAAAGACCGGTATAGGATCGGGTCGGGTCATTTTTGCTTTTTTTATTCATAACAATTAATACTCATTTTTTCCTACGTGCACTAACATATGGTTTGCACTAGTATATATAGATACAAATACATACTTTTTTCTATATGTATGCATCCATACATCGGGTGCATTTAAGTAAGAAGAAATTTAAGCAGAGAAGATATAGTAGGACAAAGACAGAGATGCAGTTATGCGGTTACATAACAACTTTATGTATCACAGTTAAAACaggagtgaatttcaaggattgtcctttatctttatactcattttcaggcgttgtcctttatgttcaaaattgacgagttttgtcctttatgctttcatatcatacacgttttgtcctttaggcctaacccagttagttttttcagttaaatttggtcatgtgctttgcacatgagggcatttttgtcaattcaaaggttgtagaagctttgagctgtaaatctgtcgttgaacttacctttgaattgacaaaaatgccctcatatgcaaagcatatgaccaaatttaactgaaaaaactaactgggttaggcctaaaggacaaaacgtgtatgatatgaaagcataaaggacaaaactcgtcaattttgaacataaaggacaacgcctgaaaatgggtataaagataaaggacaatccttgaaattcactcgtTAAAACAGTATATAAATTTGTTTATGCGGTTCTACACTTAAAAATTGGTTTTATATTGAATGGCATTTACATAGATATACATTTCAAATGTCTTATGTATATTCTACACATGGGTTAGTATACCCATATGTACACACAAATGTATATAAGAGGGAGAACACAAATATAACATACTTCCATGAACATAATTATGTGAAGAAGACGTACCATTTACGAAGGTTGATGAGCTCAAATGCAGCCTGCAACTGTCTGTTTTTTGTGCGTCTATATCCTGTGATCAAAAAAAAGTTCAAAATCCAAACGTAAAAGAACAATCCTATTTCCTACAACTAGATTATTTTTATGAATATATAAAAATGTTGAACaagctgtttggcaacatctgaatgattaagtgctgaaccgtaagaggtctgaaccattaagtgttgaactagtaagaggtctgaaccattaagagcttgtataatgcttaaccgttcagaggcaaatttctgaccaattcagattagaggtcttaaccattcagactctgtataaatcttaaccattcagaggcaaatgtctgaaccattcaaacatctgctcatgaaacaaacagtctgaaccattaagtgttgaaccagtaagaggtctgaaccattaagaggtaaacaaacagccagTAATTCTGATTCTGAGCCTTTTATAAATTTGAGACATGTTATCTAAAAAAATTGGGGATATTTTGACGGGTTTGCTAACCAAAGGAAGAAGACGGTGGCGTTTATGCGGTTCAAAGCCTCGCCAAATGTAGCAGTCAATTTCTTGGGGCAACAAGAAAGGACACACATGAGATGTTTGTGTGAGAGGAAAGATACAAAAAGATCGAGATAGCAACAATGAGACGCAGTGCTGGTTATAGTTCACGGTCCAGCAAGAAGTTGTGTTGTCGTTCGGATTAGCACCATCGAGTCGAGTTCTCAACATGGGTCTTCGGTTTTTAATTGAGAAAAACAATTATGAGATTGTAAAGAGGAACAACTCTTTTCTTGTTAATAGAACTCAGAAGCGTTCAGTTCAGCAAAGACTGTCGTCATCCAGCCTGCTCCGCTGGTAACGAAAAGCCTGCAAGTTTGCTTCACATATTCGTTATGAAGAAGGAGGTTTACCGAAAGGCAAAGGCAGTTGTAAACCAGTTTACAAGACAAATTTGAAGAAGAACAGACGGGCTTTCAAGATCCGAATTTAATTATCTACGTCTCTATTTCCCTGTGCGAGTTCTTGAAGACAAACAATATAGGAAGTCTAATAGAACAAGTAACTAGGTGTGCTGTGTGCGGGTCATTTTGTTTTCGTTTTTGAGTCCTAGTCACTTACCGCCTATGGGGacggttcattggggaacactaaaaaaatggGGAACAGCGGGAAACCGACTCAAACGagctccgattggactcattccagcggcattggaaccggctcatcgaaccctaactaagatctcttaaccctaaatcctaactcctaaactctaaaccctaaagctaaaaaataaggctaaaacctaaggtaaaccgtaaaatctaaactataaaccctaaaggctaaacctaaagctaaaccctaaacccttaaactaaaccctaaagctaaaccctaatatatttagggtttaggggttatgatttagggtttagggttaagggatcctagttagggttcgacaagccggttccaacgccgctggaatgagtccaatcggagttcgtttgagtcagttccccactgttccccacttttttagtgttccccaatgaacctcacactaccGCCTATATTAACGATAATTACATATTGAATAAACAAAGATTCAATAAGCAAAATGTAGTCTTTGTATTACATAACTCCAACAATAAATACCtcctttaaataaaaaaaaattaagatgCAACCACAAAGTGAAAAAACAGATCAATCTCTTATGAActcagccaaaaattaaaaaaaaataataataaaaaaaattctaaccAAATATGCAGTATTGCAGCCATCAATGGCTACCTTAAATAGTTAAATCCAAACAAACAAGctgttttcttgaaaaattaaaacatacagaataataataataataataataataataataataataataataataacaacaacaacaataataataataataatcaataGATAGCAGAAAGTAACCTCAAATTTCACATTAGAATATGTTGTTCATCTCAATCAAACTATAATTAACTGATGGCAAATTGCTATAATTCTACTGACAGATTTCATGTGAATATGAAAACAATTAGGAGAAAGTTGAAAGGACcttaattagggtttttggtGAAGTGAAATCGCACAAGGAGACGAAACACGCAGCCATTGGAGTCGATAACTGCCGTCGATTGTATACAgcacagagagagagagagagatgtaaAAACCATTTGATtgcatttattattatttactgGTTTATTATGAAAATAGGGTTGGGGTAAAATCAAAGCTTAAACAACAACAAGTCAGATAACCCGGTTTTACGAAAGgtctttaaaaaaaatactaaaaatcttttaaaaaagatttttataaagtTGAATCTTAGGGGGTTATGCACGCGCTAAAGATCAAGTAGATCTGCCCCTGTCTAGAGATGATGTTTTGATCGAGGAAGGCTGAAAGTCACGCTTCTGATCTTCTCCGCTAGGTTAAAAGTTAGTCGGTTAGAAGATGGTAATACGTAAAAGCCCAAGCAAAATTACCATGGCCCGGTACATGTTTTATGGTTCGTACCGGTATACCGTATAATACCGTCGGTACAAATCCTATACCGTTTCCCTAATATACCGAGGCGTTTTGTACCGCTCTTCCATCCGATACCGGTAATACCGGCCGGTaattaccggtttttaaaacattgaaaaaaaactttaaaaaaaacttgtttttaagttttTTTCATTTACGAAATGCCATAAAAAGTGATGAAATGCTTATGTCATCAGCTTTTTACAACTATTGTAAGAGGCCGAAAAACACCATTTctaaactttttttatttttttacagcAGTCCTTTTAAACATTTTAATTTACGAGTGTGAAAAATGGAGGCAAAACTCACACGTGAAGGCCGAGTTCCCTaagttcttacaactcgggggaCTTTTTCCTTAATCTTGATCCTATgaatagggtaaggttcatttaagaaccacccttattgagaaaaccgcgagaaccaatgtgaacataaaaaaaatacctaaaaaatccaaaaaaacccataaattttttttaatatttttctaataaaaatccTATATTTTGTTactaaaaaaccattttttttttcgagtaacagttatggatgcacatgtgcatatgtatcatttattagacaaattccataatatattaccagtagtagaaaaatgcactttcatttacactactatatgtaatacactactttttacattaccaatattagaaatgcacatgtgcatctatatgtatcaacatgaaataaggtgttttggtacaaaaagtttgtgattttaaatgatcaagtaggcccatatacatgtgttttggttagttatatctagtggttgatggtttgattatatttgtcactttatgatgtaatatgttgtttggatggtataaagggtgttgatgtacatATAATAAAGTGAAATATTGGTAATAATATTGTATTACGGGTGTTAGGAGATAATGGTAGTATAGCATGGATACTATGATAGATGAAAAGGaatgtgtattcaaagtggtgtactaaAACACTTCAtatatatagatgcacatgtgcatttctagtgttgttaatgttataacaagtTCATATATATAGATGCACGTGTGCATTTCTAttattgttaatgtaaaaagtactgtattatgaatggtagtgtaaatgaaagtgcaattgtctgataTTTGTAATGATTTAcgaaatttgtcaaagaaatgatataAATACatatgtgcatggataactgttacgcgaaaaaaaaattatttttttttattattgatcAAAATATaacgatttttccaaaaaaaatagtaaaaaagtttgggtgtttttttagatattttttggttgtgttcacattgtttctcgcggttctcgcaataaagggtggttcctaacggatccttctcccctatgaatatatctatatatatagaaaaagtgtaaaatacattacggcttaacgtacatcacgtacgaaaacatgcgtgattattgtatataacatgcgtgattattgttATTTTTCAATTAGCCTGGGTTTGATCAATTTCGTCCAATTCAtttcaatttcttttcatttCACTTCAAATTCGCCATTGTTCAGTCAGTTTCATCGAATTGGGTTCAAAGTTATCGTTGATTTTGAAAAGTTTCATCAAAATCTCGACCCTCGAAATCAAATCGTAGAAGATGAAGGGACATGACTAACATTTGATTCAAACCGTAACAGAGGATGCAGGAACATGACCAAGCTTTGATTCGATTGGAGTCAGAGGGCAGTAACAGTGGTTTCGGATCGTAGAACAGGGGATGCAATTTTTGAACTGGGAGTTAGGGCATGCATAATTAACGTGCGTGATTTATGtttccaacatgcgtgattaggttttttgaggtttataacgtgcgtgattttcaaaataacgtgcgtaatttgGTAGCGTACTGgttgtacgttaagccgtaatatACGTTAACTGGCCTccatatatatatggtagggttccagcgtgaacaacctcccaagagtgaactgcgtgaacaacagatatggacccttgatttcatttttagttgttaagggtaggattgtaattatataaaaaattagatttaaatcattattttaataaattgaattaagttacatctttcctaatttaaattcattatccacattatgtttatatattaataagataattatcaaaacaaacaacaaatcaccatattttaattttaatttttatttcagatttcatcaccagaattcaaattttgatttttaagatccacgtaaccttcatatttcaacgatatacacatgtgtatttgaatataaatagaacagtacacatgtgtactcagcatcgtacatatttGAATATaaattcacaggtgtacatcaatattcaatacaaaaaaaaatctgagatatcacaaaaacagacgatatacacatgtgtacatcgcattaaaaagagggcaaaatcaaaatacacatgtgtacatcgcatttaaacaaatatttatttcaataattgaattaagttacatctttcttaatccttgatttgatttgtgagagatttatgcaatcaatttaagaggataattgattacttgatttgtgagagatttatgcaatcaatttaagattgaaattataccctttttgtatttaagtaaatgaaaaaaaaataaccaaataattaccatcatgccactcactttaatctcaagatcataaaaatcaagggcttagatcagttcacgcagttcactcttgagattttgttcacgtttgaacctaatcctatatatatatataggagaaggatccgttaggaaccaccctttattgcgagaaccaatgtgaacacaacaaaaaatacctaaaaatagctaaaaaacacacaattttttttaatattttttaaattaaaatcgctatattttgttataaaaaattagtgggggggggggggggggggtttaggttttttttgggggggggggtgggggttaggtttttttggtgtgttcacattggttctcatggttttcacaataaagGTAGTTCTCATGGTGTGTTCACATTGAGCAGAATCCATGGCACGTTTCATGTGTCACAGAAAGTGCTTAGCTAAGGAAACAACTTATATCCACTACGATGGTATCGAGGTGGACAACAGCCTTATTTATGTGGTAAGGCCAATCGAGATTCTAGATCGGAAGGTTAAAGATTTGCGGAATAAGAAAATTGATCAAGTTAAGATCAAATGGGAGCATAGAAGGGGTTCGGACTCTACATGGGAGTCCGAGGAGGAGATGCGGCGTCTCTACCggacattatttggtacgtatttcCGGTTTCGAGAACGAAACCTTTttaagggggtggacttgtaacatcccgagAATATAAATCTTTTATTATAATATTATGTCGGTAATTAAACAAAAAGAACTAACTATGaataaaaataacctagttaggtAAAAGTCTTGTAGTGACTTATaagtgggttaaaacacttaaaacatgAACTAAACGATTTTAGAGGTGCCAAagttgttaaaattgaaacttgaaatatttaaacaaaattaaaaatccAAACACACACAAAAGTGTGTGTCTGGGTCGATTGAAGCATAGGGGCGACCAGGAGAACCCtcacaaaccctagttcatgTTAATTTCCCCAAATTGAAGGTCAAATTCAGTTCCAAATCAAAATCCGAGTACGAAATAGTGATCTCCTCTGAAAAGGGGCCATAAGGTATGTGAATTTTATAGGAAATCCCTATTTGAATTTCTGGATGAACTTAGAGAGTTCGAAATTTGTTGTTGCATGAATGTTATATGGATGGAATAGGAATAATATTGTGTCTAGGAGTGAACCCTAGACAATCAtatgttgaaatcatgcttaaTTCTTGTGAATTCCATGAACACCAAtgaaggtgattagtgggttttgtgggaacttgataaacactaggattttggttgttgttctagtgtaatctgATTTTTATGAAGTAATTTTTGATTTGTTGATGTTAAAATTTATATGAAATTGACCGattgatgttaatcttggctatataacaagttatgaacttgaaaatgaaTTGTGAGAAATTTGTGCCTTTAAggtgtttgtaaaaatgcctCAAAGAAAGCTTAAAGTTGGAAAATTGAGCTAAAATGCATATTTGTAAAATTTCGGCAAGCTATGCGTTATATGCTAAGGAAAGAGTTCTAAACGGGTtgtggttgaactctataggtaAGGAAACCGgagcgtcaagtggacaagccgagGGTGACACGCGTTTGAAGGGTGTGCATTGAAGGTATGTCACTCGCTTCGTTACATTAAGTAAATTTGATATTTAAACCATGTATAGTTGTGTTTTAGAATAAAGGCTTGTGTTAATTGAAGTGACAATGTTCACTACTTGATTTAATAAGTTAAGATTAGATTAGGAAGCGTTTGGTAGTCATTAAAAAtggaggattccataaatgagccaaacgggtcgaataattgttTAGTAAGTAGCATTAGTGTTTGATGGTTAGCATTTGGCGTTGATAAATC belongs to Helianthus annuus cultivar XRQ/B chromosome 5, HanXRQr2.0-SUNRISE, whole genome shotgun sequence and includes:
- the LOC110942348 gene encoding uncharacterized protein LOC110942348 isoform X1 is translated as MLRTRLDGANPNDNTTSCWTVNYNQHCVSLLLSRSFCIFPLTQTSHVCPFLLPQEIDCYIWRGFEPHKRHRLLPLDIDAQKTDSCRLHLSSSTFVNGICFTPPNSREQELLSLKLHRNPVAAVILDYRVFCTPRVISGFWIGPDVEDGSGFVEAIVYQMFDA